CTATTTCTATTAAGGATGACATGCAAAAATATGAGATATTCGAAAAGTATAAAAAAGAATTGtatttttctaccaaaaaaaaaaaaagaattgtaTTTAcacataataattttaattttagtacTTTTATTAATTAAGTTGTGACATGTAAAAGATAATAAATTCAAATATAAGTAACAATTTTAAATTAATGTCAACCTTAACCCAATCCAtcccaacccaacccaaaaacttctGTCAATTTCATATCAATTCCAAAATGACCTATTAGCTTAGCTACTAAACTAAACCCAAACACTATAATCGTTTAACTTCGCCTAGCGTTATTGCGACCCTACATAGATCAAAGGAAAAACTGTTTCAATATGAATCAACAAGCCACAAATATAGCACAGAAATGAAGCAAGTGAAGATGTTTCCATGTGTGAGCTACAAGATAATTTGATTGCTTTGTTTGCCAAAAATACTAGGCCCGAATGTTGAATGAACAATCTCAATCAAGAGAGGAAACTGCAGAAGAGCAAATAAGGTAACAGGTGCACAAGCTACTAATCCAATTGGAACTGCAATCCAATTCACTCTGTGAAACAAAACCAAGTAAAACGATGCACAAAACGCTGCAAGCATAGAGGCTATTGAACAAAATAACGTGATCAGACCGATACTCATCCTCATTGGTAATGCCTTGACAAAATCTTCTTCCGCATAACGCGATGTCAGGATTCCGAGAAACATTAGCAATGAGGTTGATGAAGAAAACAGTGCTAAAGCATCTGCTATTGCAAATACCATGAAAGGTGTTTGATTTAAGTATATTGGAGTCCCTTCATTGTCGATATTGCCTCCGGGGACTGTAAAAGCTGCAGCAAAAACAACTGTCACAATAAGTGCAGCAACTGTTGCGCATGATGTAGCTGTATTCTTCATCCATTTCTCTCCTTTTTCAAGTAGTTTTTCATGCTCCTCCGTAAACAACATCCTTGGAGTTCTTCTATCATTATTTTTCAATTCCTTGAATGCCGGTTGAACGAACTTTTCCACTTCCTGTTCTTTACATGTATGGAAGAAAAAATGCAAGGGAAGTCAATTGTGGCACTGAGAAATCACGTACAAATTAGCATCAATGCAAATGTGAGGATACGACCTTAAACCATTGCAACTCTCGTTGCATTTGCAGAGTAGCACCAGAAATCTTGTTTGATGGTGACAATTTCGCTGCCAAATGTAGCATATTGTTGCCTAAGTAATCAACTTGTGCTGTTGCAACAAATTTATTCTTACCCATTTGATGTAGAAGATTAAAAATCATTTCTTGGCGGTATTTTACAGCTAGAAGAAAAATATTATGGCCCTCCAAATTTTGGCAAAAAATTATAGTAGGACAAGCGTTAATAGACTCCTCAACAAACTCAGTAATACCCGATTCAACAGCAATTAGTGCTGCATTTCCTACTAGATTATCCGCTTCTACCGGTTTGGCTTTGGTAGCCTCAAAAAGCAAAAGTCTGAGTAGCTCCTTTGCTTGCTTCTGTATCAAGATGGTATTTTGTATGTCTTGTATAAATATTGGAAACCGGTCAGTTTTGTTTCGGTTTTCCTCCATACTATTTATATCTGCAAAATCTGCATTATAAAATGAGTATTCAATATACAAAGCCAAGTTAAAGATGGTGTAAAGGAATCAGAATTATATACCAACATTGAATTAACAACCGTCGGACTCGTCCAAACCCACTTCCGGTAGCAAATGCCTGAGGCTTTTTGGCTAACATATCCAAAGCCGTATATCCCCAGTCATTTCTTCGTTGTGCTAGTATGGGTTTATACTTCAATAGGTCAATTGCTATGCCTGCTCATCAACAATCAGCTGATAATTACTAAAGTATATACGGGTGCCAATTTCTGATATTTGGCATCTTTGTTTGTTGCATTTACATCATATATAATCGTATGCAATACATAACACGATTACTGCCACCGCTAATTAAGATTGCACATACCGTAAAAACCAGCCAAGATGAGTGAGATCATAAGCCGGGCACCATCTTTATCATCGAAAGGACTCGGGTATTCATCAAGAGTGACTGAAAGAAGATACAAAACAGTTTCCTTATGAGCATAAGCAGCTGCAACATGGAGAGGAGTGTTATTAGAAAAGTTTCTTGCTTGAGTCAAGCAAGGATTCTTTTCCACTAATATCTTTGCAGCTTCTATATTTCCAGCATAAGCAGCATTGTGTAGAGGATTGTCGCCCCACATATTCGGTATTGCCACGGAATCTGCAGGCATCTTTTCCACAAGCTTCTGAACGAATTCAATGGAGTGACCAGCGCCCACTGCCACGAAAAGAGCTGTCTCATTCCTGCCTGAAATTGTACCAGTTAAAGCGGATGTGTCATTTTCAAGAAATCTTTCAAAGCTGAGCCAATCGCCATGTAGTGCTGCTCTATGCAGTGGCAAGTGGGGATTTTCGTTCCCATCCTGCATTTTCTTGCTCCCTGTACTGGAATTGGACAACGGTATATATTGTAAGTAATCTGAAATTTGAAAGCCATATATAGGCCAACATCAAAACAACTTGAAAATTCTTTAATTATTAAGTGAGCAAATAAAGCTTTCACCTTCCATTTGCGTGTTCTAACATTAAGCATATAGCAGATTATACTTTTCTTTGCTCCAAAAACAAGCATAGCATTTTATGCTTTTCAAACCAATACCTTTTTCCTTTTGAGTGCAAATTGTTATGCCAAAAGAGGTTTGAAGAACAAGCCAGAGTAACACTATATATCAAAAAGGATTCTGAgaaagaatgagttgtgcaaTCTTCTATCTAATCTCCTGCATAATGGCTTCTGCTTTTTTAACAGGATTTTCAATCATATAGCAGCAGAGAAGAGCATAATACACATGGTAAGTCTTTAAATTTAACTCATCGAAAAGTTCATTGAAGTTTGTTTCTGCATATCCAAATCCACGAGTTCTATGAAATAGACGCAGTCGAACAGAAGTACCACAAGAACTAGGTGATAAAGTCGCATACTGACAATCATGCATCTAATGTGATATCTGAACAATAAGAGAAAAGGTCTGAAATTGCAAAAAAGAGCAATAAGATACAAATCTAGGTTTTGGAGGGGTACTTGGCATATGAAAAAGTAATGATTCAGGAACTAACTTTAAGAGAAGAAGAGCCATTCAACAATGACAAGAGCATAGAGACAGATGTATTGCATTTGCAAGTATAATCAATGAGCTTTCTAATGATTATTGGTTTCAGAGAATCACAATGAAACTTGAGATTGTTAATTAAATGCACAAAAGACATCAGAAAAGAGGAAAAATAAGAACAATGAAATTCTTCTTTAATGAACCTGATTGCTACAATTCCACGAAAGAAAAGCAAAATATCTCAGTAGCATGATTGCTACAATTCTTCTTCGATGTTCCCTTCACAGATCCAATCTACCAGTCTTAGCATCAAAATCCTTTCTAAACAGCATTAACttctccatttttcttaacaCTGTCAAAGCTGGCACAATCAACCCCAAAATTCAGATACGCATTAAAAGCCATTGCATATATTGGCCATCCATCAATCGACTGAGCTTCCAGATATGCATTTTCAGATCATCCTTTTTCTGATAGGCATTCAGATACTCAGAATACTCTCTGGCCCCTATCCGATCCAAGATTTTTTCCATTCCAGAAATGTGAGATGCAGCAACAGAAGGTTCCATTGTATTACCTCCAAAGCATGAGTCTGGCTGCAGAAGCCAAAtgagagaccggagaaggggtTTCTTAACTTTGTTTCCTTCTCTGATCCATCGATCGAGCACTGGTACCACTGAGAATTTAGGGTCTGTCACATTATTGATATGTTTCCGTAATGGTGAATCTTCTgcatcagaagaagaagaagcgggcGATGGAGGGGGCAAGGGTTGTTGGGGATGAAATTGAATGATTTGGGAAAGGAGAAGAGAGGGTTTAAACACCGAAGGAGGGTTTTGTCAAACGAAAGTTGTTTAAATTAAGGGATAAgatggaaaaataaaaataaaaaattacccaTCTTACCTTGACATTATAAGCAATTTGAGCTCTTGGTTGCATTGTCCATGGTCAAGGACGGGATCTCCAATTCAAGTCAGGATGGCCTAACTTGACCAGATCTCTAATTCAAGTCCAAAATGGTCTAAGCCaaagaaaagaataaaagaaacatttgATTGATCTTTTATGTGGAGTTACTTCACGTTTTAGCTCACTTTGCCAAAGAAAAGAATAGAAGAAACATCGCATTCATCTTTTTTGTTGAGGTACTTCACAAGTTTTCTTAATAGTGAGCACAATTCTTCTAATTTGGATTAACTAATTAAAGAGTGAATTAGACCCATCTTTTTCCAAGCTATATATCTCATATGAGCCAATTTGTAGTAACTATTAGCTAGTCCCTCGTGAAACCATATATCGAGTGACGCGCACACACTGCCATGTGAAAAGCTGTCTTATTCATGCCTGAAACTGTACTAGTTAGAGAAGATGCGCCATTAAGCATATATAgcctttatacttttctttgcTCTAGCAATAAGCATAGCATTTTATGCTTGGAGTCCAATTTGTTATGGACAAAAACAGGTTTGAAGAAAGAGCTAATGTAACACTATCGAAAACGATCTTGAGAGAGAGTGAGTCGCAATACAACTCTTAGCGGTAATACAACTAAATGTACATATGATTTTATTCTCCAACTAAATGTCTGTTTGGTTCTCCTTTCTGtacttcttttttatttttttcaccacaaacaataataattattttagaagGTGAATCAACTTCTACCTGCTAAAAAGCAAACAACAGATGTGAATAGTTGAACAAAACAAGTTCAAAATTCATGATGTGTAAACAAAAATCCTCAATTACCTTCTCTCTATGCTTGTACAATTGTGTTTATTACGGGTAAGAAACTAATCAATGAATAAATACGCACTCAGATCACTTACCAAGATGACAAAACATAAAAAGAGCACTATTTATTACTCAACATAACCTAATTCCTAGGCATAAACCAAACTGCTTACTGTAGTAACAACTATCTCTTCAAGCTCAACTATAATGaaataattttagaaaaaagCTACCATTTACAGTACGCTGAACTAAAAGCCATTTCCAACGCAAATAACAGCTCAAGTGGGCGAAGGTCATTTGCTCCTCTAAATGTATGTGTTGATGTACGTATCCAAGGCCGGGTTATATCTCAAGATATCAGTAAACATGCAAGGTTATGGTCATTTCATGGGAAGATTCGGGCGGGGTAGGATACTGTTAGCGAGTTCTTCATTTATCTTGACTGGAAGTGGTGGCATCTGCTTCATTACTTCTGGCAAGTCATTCAACCTGCAAATCGACGTAAACAGATGAGCTTAAATGGTAAACGGAATCTAGCTGCAATCTGCATTATGCTCAATCAGCCCGAGCTTGGGCCAATTCCTTGCATGTAGGAATTCCAGATCTTAACAAAGAAAAGTGCTGCAGAAGGTGCATAAAGCAGATAAATTCTATAACACAGATAGATCAAGGGAAAAGAATTGCAATAACCACCTATTAAAGTTACATATTAACAGTTGAAGGAAGAAGTTGGACATACTCGTTCGTAATCTTAAGAATGTTATCCCGAGTTTGGCAGAGGAGACTAATATTATCCTGTACCTGAAAAAGTAAAAagatagagaaaaaaaaaagttctcaGTTGGACAGGTAATATTCATTTACTattattatcaaattaaaatcttTGCAAATGCTTCTCAATGCAGTGAGTCAATCAAGTAcattaaaaatgtttttttgtTATGCACAGCCCACTCGTTCATTCATGTGCATTCAAATATCCAAACATCAATGGGGAAAAATAGtgtccaaaaagaaaaaacatatgGCAATGCTATGTAAATGCAGAATCTAAGAACgaatcatatttcatttttagGCTACATCTACAATTTCTCGGGCCAAATACATAGTTGCATCAGAGgacaaaaaaatgttttctccaaAACAGTGATGTTATATACATTTATGGGAAATCCCAGTGCCCTTTCCCCTTTGTCAGGGTCAGCAAATGATGCACACTTTTTGAGacataaaaatagataaatgcATCACAATCTGAATAAGGAAGCCAAATATTAATCAACAATGCTATAGAGAAAACATAAATTCATCCCTCCTACCAAATATGCATCACAGAAACCAGATATTAGTCAACAATGAATAATGCAGTAGTTTGAAAAATTTGGATTTCAGGTAAACAATACATTCATTTAGTTGAGAATCATGTATATTCCAATTAACCTATAAATATCTACTAACACAGACAATGATTTGATAGGACAAAAGCAGTCACCTTCATTGCAGAAAGATTAGCAGATATAAGATTGAATGCCTTCGCATTTTGCTCAAGAAGCTCGCCTGTAACTCCACCAATCACTGAAAGCAGCAAAATGCAACTTATAAAAAACTCAATAAAATAACACTGTCATAGAAATAATTAATGAAAGGCTTCATTTGCAATAAAAGAAATGACCACTTAACAGATTGAGCACTATTTTAGTCCTGCATAACTTGGGAATCAGATCAGACCTAACCTTACAACACATTACTACTTTAGATTTCTACATTAAACACAAGCTACCAATACATGAAAAAAATATTCTGAATTTCCAATGCTCCCAGCCCAAACTCTCTCCTTTATCCTAAGACCCATTAGTGAGATAGCATTCATGAATTACATCCTGTAAACATAACTTAAGTTGCTCAACATTGCAAGAGCTGTCAGCATTCCAGGTAACAAACAAAATCAGCAAGTTCAATTGACATTTCTCAACAACAAAGACATACTCGCACATACAAGATATTTTATTTAACAAATAAGTGTCATATCTTAAATTGGACAATGCGAACTTAATTGGTATTTTGATTGTTCAACAGATCTGTTTATAATCTGAATAATGAACTACTTTCAATCACTAACCTAGTTAAACTCGTCCATGACTCAACCATAACTTAAATTAGATACAACACACTCACTTAATGTAGCACATGCAGACAGGTACAGACCCAATAAACTGAAAATACAAGATCCATTTGACTTGAGGAAATTAATTCAGAATCTTCAAGACTATCTTCACTATCTTcaacaaattaatttttaatgtaGCACATGCAGACAGGTACAGACCCCAACCTTAAATAAACTGAAAATTCAAGATCCATTTGACTTGAGCAAGTTAATTCAGAATCTTCAAGAGTATCTTCACTATATACGTCCAAAATAACATGCTTGTTATAATTTTCCTGCCTGaaaataattttctatttttgtatGTTCAAGATAAAACAGTGGCACATCTTCAATCTGAACAGGTGGTGTCAGTGTCAACAAAAGCATACAAGTCTGATGCTGCAAGGTGCAAACTCATATCATCCAcaaaacaacaaaacaaaatCTTGGCCCTAACCGAAGCATACTTGATTTCCGTCGAGCTTTCATACAGTTGAGTGACCGCAAGATTTTATAGCCAAAAGAGGGGAAGTGAAAAATTCCTAGACTAGCtggatattatttttaaattgaaaGTAAAAAATCATTCGTATTAAGGCATAGAGGTTTTGCACTTCAGCTCTTAAATGtctatttattatatttataagaAAGCACCATATCAAAAGCTGATGAACTGAACAAAATCATCGTGTGTAGATCGACCTtcatttatttagaaaaaaaacgTGTTTCCTGCCAAACCATCCAGAAAAATGAGGTTATATTCAGTAAGAGCATAGAACCTCACCACTGTATGAAATTCCATCATTGTAATCCACTGGTACCATTGTTGTTGCATATGGAAGAACATTAGGACTGGCCATGAAGTGAGATTGTTTCAAAGAAGGATCAGATGCTCTCTcctgagaaataaaaatagaaatatgtCTTAGCACTTACCAATACAAGACACTACCAATCACATCTTATAGATTACAAGTTGTCTATCCTGTATCCTATGATGCCACAAGCTAATATACATCACAAACAATCTTCTATGGGGCACTAGTCATTATCAATTTGTTTGGGAATCACTGTGTAAACCACATTAACGTTAGAAGGTACCCTAGCTATGAAATGAAAGCATTGTGCTACACTTTGTTGAGCACTTATGACGATGTGAAAAATGCAAATTAAATATATCTTAGGCAGTCCAAAGTATGCGACTCTGTGTACCATCtacaaatatatatacacacacagcATATATACAAACACCATTTATTATCTCTACCCTATGAAACTACCATTTTTAATTCATGCATGCTTCTCAGTCTTTTCAATAATATTGAAATAGTGTCAAGTTCAAAAAGTATTCCAACAGTAGAACAAATCCATTCAGTTGCTTATTTAAGAAACTGGGATACATCTAAGGATGATATAGTTTGAGATTGTAACAAAATTAGAACAAATTTGTATGAAATCCAATTCAAGTAGACATGTGAATGGGTACAGTAAAACATTCAAAGCAACAAAGAGCAGTATATAACGATAATATACTAgtcataaaaaaacaaagttcatCTAACATGCTTTCAATCATGAAATATAGGTAATATGAAATAGCCACCTTCCTGAAACTATGCAATGAAATACAAATATCTCCTTGCTTATTATGTTGTTGATGTCTTAGGGTGAGAGATACAGACAGGATAGGTGCAAGGTTTTCAAGACATCAAATTACTCTATAGATGAACCGGCATAAAGTGCattaaaaatagaagaaaatcagACACATAATTATTAAAGATTTGCAAGTTCCTAACATGAAATACGTCACTAATTGACAGCAACTTGTACctttttttctttgcttttcctTGCTAAAACATCCTCCTTCCTTCTCTTGCTATTCTCTTTTTTCTGGACAAAGGATTAAACCAGTAAGTAAGCTAAAACATCAGACATCACATATATTATTCAGTAAAAAGCACATGTTCTTAAGTAAAACTCCAAGAAGAGAACCCTAAACCATGGAAAGTAACTCAATGATTGAATTATTTTCTCAACATATGATCAGATTAAAGGGACTAATTATAGACACCTTTCAAAAGGTGAATTGGTTATTGGACAACTGAAATTGCAGGTTTCAGGAACACATAAAACCAAATCTCGATAACATTAAATACAAATAGTATCAGATGCTTCAAGCAAGAACAGGAGAGAAAGATGGCATACCGTCATCCATCGGCAGCGCAATGCAACATCGCGGACAGTCTTATTTGGCAGCTGCATGGCTATCATGGCATAACGTCTTATGATCtgttcttttttatttctgCAGTATAATTGAAAAATCACATctcttaaataaataaatggcaCGCCATTACTGGTTAGACCCAAACTAAATATCTTTTACCAAATAGAAAAGAATGATTCATGACAGCTttaaaacatataaatataGAGTAGATACTACATGACAGCTTATATGATTAATGCAAGAGCCTCAAagtaattttcatatatatgcatgttaataataattttatttcataataAGAAAACCAAATAATGATATCCAAAGGTTTAATATATGCAGGATCTTAACAATGGAAAGATGAAGTTACTCAAATACAAGAGCAAGAACAAGAAGGTTAGGTAAATCCAAATTATATTTTGGCTAAATTTCTTATCAATACTAAGCATCAGAAACAttatccttcttcttccttatcTGCAAAGATAACTAAATTGCTGAAAACATTTTCTAGAACAGAAGAAAACTAAGCTTGTATAATGACGCATTTAATCCATATTGGACTGTTTCAAGTGCAACAGTACGGTCTTTAACTCCGTGTCTAGCTCGTATTGGTAAATTTAGCTGTACAAAGCATAAAATCAACTTAATATTGCGGAATGCTTTCTTCTGGAACTTAAGTAATTTCCCGAAAATACAATCCAGTTCCTGCAAAGCTATCAGCTAAATTACACTAACTCAATTTATTGCTCTGGCCGCAAAAGTCAAAACAAACGCAGAACTTACGAAGAACCCAGAAACACGATTCAAAGAAGCAACAAAAAGGTCAAAACACCCAACAGAAGCACTGAACAGAATTTCAACagaattaacaaaaaaaatcaaagaatcTAATTCAAGTGAAGCAACAAGGCGCTAAAAAATACGGAGAGAATGAAAACCTACTCTTTCAAACCATCTTCAAGAATTCTTTGCTCTTCCAAGCTCCAATCTGTTGAAATACCAGGATTATGTCTCAAAGGCGTACCAGAACTCTCATGCCCTGAATTACCGTTCCCGTTGGTAGGATTGACTCCATTGAAAGAAGCTGGAGCATGATTAGCATCTTGATTATTAGTTCCAGATGAGTTCGCCAtacttaaaaacaaaacaatcAAACAAGATTTCTCTATATGCTTGTAGCCACAGAATTCAAACCCTCGCGAAAAACAATTTCAAGATGCCAGTTATTGTTCGCAAAATTCCGCCAGTATCGATGTTCCCGCCATAAAATGAGGCAAAACAAAGATTGAGAGAAGGTATTGTTCTCGATTTCTCTATTTGAGAATCATTTGAAACAGGAGAAGAAAAAGAGTTTGATTCTCAATATATAACAAATAGAAACGGAGATGAAATATACGAGAGAGAAGGAAGCTCCGTATGACAATgaaatttgagagagagagagagagagaaagagagagatggCTCTGTACGGAATCGAATTTGAAGTTTGGAGGTGGAAGAAAAcattaatttgttgtttttcaatttctgcgcttttattgttattatccaTTAAATCATCAAATCACGgcgtgaaaaaaatatatttaacacATAACAAAATaggggtaaataatttattattttttaacttATTATACTGTTTAATCTtcgtattttaaaaaatatattataaaatttatatcttttattaatattaattatttgatctttctatttattttttttaaatttttaaccattatatttaacataaataaatatataaaaaataatagaataatataatttttttatatttattataaacTATTTTAAAAGCTAAAATATGTTcgattaaattttaaaaaaaaaactagatagataaattaaatggttaatttttttttatcaattcttCATAATCTTGGATTAAACGCTCGTCATCATAAGGTCTCTCGAATCATTGAAGTTAGATGGTAGCTCCCTCCATCTGATTGGATTAAAGCTAGCACTGATACATCCGTAACCTCGGGTAGAGCTGGTTGCGGGGTGGTTTTTCGAAATAGTCAGGGACGtcctcttggatcatttgtCTTCCCCCTTGATTATGCTTTGGTACACATGGCGGAATTGCAAGCTGCTATTTTTGCAGAAAAAAATggttaattttgtttttaataatatataaaattaactaaatttattaatattaaatcttccatttgtttaaattaaaaaaatattaaaagataattaataattatttttaaaataataattatattttctaataattatctACAGAATAATTATCTTTTTTAAATACGAtaattattagtattttctgttttttttaaacaagtATTTTCTGTTAGAGATAAAGGTTTAAAAGGCATaaactaataaataaaatatattgatAATTATCTTATAGATTACTAACAGAAAATATAAgtggttcaaaaaaaaacagaaaatataataaatagtATCTAAGAAATTACTCTATTTATGTTTATATTGTTTGAAATAAAATTACTTTGCACTGCTAATATTAAAAAGTATTTTATATTATCTTATGGttttttttggagataaaaaaaaaatactaggTTGCATAAAGCTGCTCTTGAAATTCTTCTGAAAAAAAAAGCTgctcttgaaaaaaaaaagcgCCTGCGCCGCAATTTACTTTTCActttaatttagttaaaaacATCCAATGATTAGAAATCAATAATAGCTAACGAATTTATTCAAAAAATAATTAGCTAacgaattattatttttataatttatccaACTCAAAATCTCTAGCTAACAAATTATTGATCTAAAAGAAGATAGGAATTTCCATGATATATTATTATTTGGTTATCCTCTCCTAATAATACTCCGATTGTTATTGGCTTCAACTATCTATGTACAAACTTCATTATTTTATATaacattttctttatttcatatagggttaaggtacaaaaatacccctaacgttttgggtcaggagtaattttacccttaacgtctaaaatggtgcaattttacccctaacgttggaagccaagagcaattttacccctaacgttaataaattggatcaatttgagaaataattcatcaaactgtcttcttggtcatgaatctttttatctacacttcatacgtgtgtcatttttatcagtaacaaattacaaaaattcgttaggatgtgaaaaaaaataaaaaatatattgtctttttgtacggattagacaaaaaaaattttaaaaatccaccgaatttataaatattaatcaaattctattattaaattataaaaaacatgaaatcctttttttagaatgaattattatgcaattggcgcagaataatgaataaaaatatctgtgttttataataatgtctgaaattgacccaatttatcaacgttaggggtaaaattgctcttggcttccaacattcggggtaaaattgcacaattttagacgttaaggataaaattgcttctggcccaaaacgttagtggtatttttgcaccttaatctcaatatatatgttaagagcatctccaagagactcttagtgaactctctaaaaataatataaataattcactcttagtgatttaagagtagctaagatatatcatctccaacaatgatTCTTATATTcacttcttatttattattttattattaagattattatttattgttacattaccaatagtgtgaggaaagagactcatcaataataaattattaataaaaaatgaagttaggaggcactaagaggtagAGAGTATGGAGAGGCTCTTATTGATTTGATGAGCCACTAAGAgactgttggagctgattttttattctccctcctcaaattttaacttaagagctaatttaagaggctgttggagatgctctaattaCTTCCATGCAATCACGAATTCagaatttattaataaagatattttaatatttatgggtgtttaattaaaatattttgagtaattttacctt
The window above is part of the Euphorbia lathyris chromosome 3, ddEupLath1.1, whole genome shotgun sequence genome. Proteins encoded here:
- the LOC136222107 gene encoding ankyrin repeat-containing protein At5g02620-like isoform X2 — protein: MLEHANGSTGSKKMQDGNENPHLPLHRAALHGDWLSFERFLENDTSALTGTISGRNETALFVAVGAGHSIEFVQKLVEKMPADSVAIPNMWGDNPLHNAAYAGNIEAAKILVEKNPCLTQARNFSNNTPLHVAAAYAHKETVLYLLSVTLDEYPSPFDDKDGARLMISLILAGFYGIAIDLLKYKPILAQRRNDWGYTALDMLAKKPQAFATGSGFGRVRRLLIQYINSMEENRNKTDRFPIFIQDIQNTILIQKQAKELLRLLLFEATKAKPVEADNLVGNAALIAVESGITEFVEESINACPTIIFCQNLEGHNIFLLAVKYRQEMIFNLLHQMGKNKFVATAQVDYLGNNMLHLAAKLSPSNKISGATLQMQRELQWFKEVEKFVQPAFKELKNNDRRTPRMLFTEEHEKLLEKGEKWMKNTATSCATVAALIVTVVFAAAFTVPGGNIDNEGTPIYLNQTPFMVFAIADALALFSSSTSLLMFLGILTSRYAEEDFVKALPMRMSIGLITLFCSIASMLAAFCASFYLVLFHRVNWIAVPIGLVACAPVTLFALLQFPLLIEIVHSTFGPSIFGKQSNQIIL
- the LOC136222107 gene encoding ankyrin repeat-containing protein At5g02620-like isoform X1, with the protein product MLEHANGSTGSKKMQDGNENPHLPLHRAALHGDWLSFERFLENDTSALTGTISGRNETALFVAVGAGHSIEFVQKLVEKMPADSVAIPNMWGDNPLHNAAYAGNIEAAKILVEKNPCLTQARNFSNNTPLHVAAAYAHKETVLYLLSVTLDEYPSPFDDKDGARLMISLILAGFYGIAIDLLKYKPILAQRRNDWGYTALDMLAKKPQAFATGSGFGRVRRLLIQYFADINSMEENRNKTDRFPIFIQDIQNTILIQKQAKELLRLLLFEATKAKPVEADNLVGNAALIAVESGITEFVEESINACPTIIFCQNLEGHNIFLLAVKYRQEMIFNLLHQMGKNKFVATAQVDYLGNNMLHLAAKLSPSNKISGATLQMQRELQWFKEVEKFVQPAFKELKNNDRRTPRMLFTEEHEKLLEKGEKWMKNTATSCATVAALIVTVVFAAAFTVPGGNIDNEGTPIYLNQTPFMVFAIADALALFSSSTSLLMFLGILTSRYAEEDFVKALPMRMSIGLITLFCSIASMLAAFCASFYLVLFHRVNWIAVPIGLVACAPVTLFALLQFPLLIEIVHSTFGPSIFGKQSNQIIL
- the LOC136222107 gene encoding ankyrin repeat-containing protein At5g02620-like isoform X3, giving the protein MSSTGSKKMQDGNENPHLPLHRAALHGDWLSFERFLENDTSALTGTISGRNETALFVAVGAGHSIEFVQKLVEKMPADSVAIPNMWGDNPLHNAAYAGNIEAAKILVEKNPCLTQARNFSNNTPLHVAAAYAHKETVLYLLSVTLDEYPSPFDDKDGARLMISLILAGFYGIAIDLLKYKPILAQRRNDWGYTALDMLAKKPQAFATGSGFGRVRRLLIQYFADINSMEENRNKTDRFPIFIQDIQNTILIQKQAKELLRLLLFEATKAKPVEADNLVGNAALIAVESGITEFVEESINACPTIIFCQNLEGHNIFLLAVKYRQEMIFNLLHQMGKNKFVATAQVDYLGNNMLHLAAKLSPSNKISGATLQMQRELQWFKEVEKFVQPAFKELKNNDRRTPRMLFTEEHEKLLEKGEKWMKNTATSCATVAALIVTVVFAAAFTVPGGNIDNEGTPIYLNQTPFMVFAIADALALFSSSTSLLMFLGILTSRYAEEDFVKALPMRMSIGLITLFCSIASMLAAFCASFYLVLFHRVNWIAVPIGLVACAPVTLFALLQFPLLIEIVHSTFGPSIFGKQSNQIIL
- the LOC136222107 gene encoding ankyrin repeat-containing protein At5g02620-like isoform X4; its protein translation is MQDGNENPHLPLHRAALHGDWLSFERFLENDTSALTGTISGRNETALFVAVGAGHSIEFVQKLVEKMPADSVAIPNMWGDNPLHNAAYAGNIEAAKILVEKNPCLTQARNFSNNTPLHVAAAYAHKETVLYLLSVTLDEYPSPFDDKDGARLMISLILAGFYGIAIDLLKYKPILAQRRNDWGYTALDMLAKKPQAFATGSGFGRVRRLLIQYFADINSMEENRNKTDRFPIFIQDIQNTILIQKQAKELLRLLLFEATKAKPVEADNLVGNAALIAVESGITEFVEESINACPTIIFCQNLEGHNIFLLAVKYRQEMIFNLLHQMGKNKFVATAQVDYLGNNMLHLAAKLSPSNKISGATLQMQRELQWFKEVEKFVQPAFKELKNNDRRTPRMLFTEEHEKLLEKGEKWMKNTATSCATVAALIVTVVFAAAFTVPGGNIDNEGTPIYLNQTPFMVFAIADALALFSSSTSLLMFLGILTSRYAEEDFVKALPMRMSIGLITLFCSIASMLAAFCASFYLVLFHRVNWIAVPIGLVACAPVTLFALLQFPLLIEIVHSTFGPSIFGKQSNQIIL